The Paenibacillus beijingensis nucleotide sequence GAACCTTTCTCGGCGTATTTCAACCGGAGTCGGAAGTTTCCGAGCTGAAGCCGGTAAAAGTATTTAAACCGGAAGAGACGGAATAAACGAGTGTACAGATTTAACAAGAAATGCAGGTGGAGCGCCAGTGCATGTTGAACATATCCAGTACCCGGTAACGGGTGAAGGCAAAAACCGGGTTTTTTCGCCTTGTTCGCTAGCGATCGGTTTTTTTGACGGTGTGCACCATGGGCACCGCAACGTTATCGGCCGCGCGGTTGAATCAGCGCGGACGGGCGGGTTGAAGGCGGCGGTGATGACCTTTGATCCGCATCCGAGAGAAGTATTGAAACAGGACAGTCCGGACGCATCTTGTCTCGCCCCGCTCGGCGAACGATTGAAACGTTTCGCGGAGCTCGGAGTCGACCTCGTCTATGTGATGCGCTTCGATACGGCCTTTGCTCAAGTTTCCCCAGAATCGTTTGTGAAGGAAGTGCTGCTGCCTTTGCAGGTGAAACACGCCGTCGTCGGTTTCGACTTCACGTTCGGACACCGCGGCGAAGGCACGTCGCAGCTGCTGAAGGAGCTGTCCGCTTCCTGGATGAACGTCGATATCATGCCTCCGCTGAACCGCGGCGGACTGAAAGTAAGCAGTTCCTATATCCGGGAGTCGCTTCAGGAAGGCAATGTGGAGCTGGCGGCGGAGCTGCTCGGCAGGCCATATGAAATCATCGGCAAAGTCGTTCACGGCGATGCCCGTGGAAGAACAATCGGATTTCCGACCGCTAATATCGAACCGCTGCATGCTTATGCAGCGCTCCGGATTGGCGTTTACGCCGTCACGGTTTCATTGCTTCGTGCAGACAAGGACGGAGAAGAAGCTGTGGTCGAAGCGGAATATAAAGGGATGCTGAACCACGGAATCAAACCGACATTCAATAGCGGAGAAATCCGTCCTGTGCTTGAAGCGCATCTTTTTTCGTTCAACGGGGATATTTACGATCGAAACGTTATTGTCCGCTTTCATCATTTTCTGCGGCCGGAGCGGAAGTTTGACGGGATCAACCAGCTGATTGAACAGCTTGGCCGCGATAAAGAGCAGGCGATCCGCATTCTGGAAAAAATCGACCTTTGAAAAAGTTTACTTTATGGATTCGTTTATGATATACTAATCATCGTTGCACGGAGGATACCGTTTTTAGGTTCTCCCGCATCTTAACCTTAGCTTGGTTGCCCGCTCTCACCGGCGGCGGCGAGGCTAACGGCGATTATAAGAAGAGGAGGTGAATAAGGATGGCACTTACGCAAGAACGCAAACAAGAACTGATCGAAACGCATAAGACGCACTCGAACGATACGGGATCCCCGGAAGTTCAAGTCGCTATCCTGACGGAAAACATCGTTAACTTGACTCAGCATCTGCGGGAGCACAAGAAAGATCATCATTCCCGCCGCGGTCTGCTCAAGATGGTCGGTCAGCGCCGCAAGCTGCTGGCATACCTGAAAAACAAAGATGTTCGCCGTTACAGCGCATTGATTGAAAAACTCGGCCTTCGCCGCTAAACAAGACGTGCTAAAGAAGCAACCTGGTTGTCCAGCCGTCCGGGATTTCCGGATGAGACTGGACCGGGTTGCTTTTTATAATATCCTGCTGAAGGGCAGGATTTGCCGTTCTACTGTCGAATGGATGAGTCAGGAGGGATACTATGGATCAAAAAGTTGAAATGATGCTTGGAGGCAGGCCGCTCGTACTCGAAACCGGCCGTCTGGCCAAGCAGGCCAATGCGGCCGTGACGGTCCGCTACGGCGATACGGTTGTGCTTTGTACCGTTACCGCATCTTCGGGCCCGAAAGACCTTGATTTTTTCCCGCTAACCGTGAACTATGAGGAAAGATTGTACGCTGTAGGCAAAATTCCCGGCGGTTTTATTAAGCGCGAAGGCCGCCCCAGCGAAAAGGCGATTCTCGCCAGCCGTCTGACGGACAGGCCGATTCGTCCGCTGTTCCCAGAAGGGTTCCGCAACGATGTTCAGATCGCCGATCTCGTCATGAGCGTCGATCAGGATTGTTCCCCGCAAATCGCCGCGATGATCGGGACGTCGGCTGCTCTGACGATTTCCGATGTGCCGTTTAACGGTCCGGTCGGAGGCGTCGTCGTCGGACGGATTGACGGACAATTCGTCGTAAATCCGACGGTGGAGCAGGAAGAAAAAAGCGACATTTTCGTCGTGGTCGCAGGCACGAAAGACGCCATTATGATGGTGGAAGCCGAAGCGAACGAAGTTTCGGAAGAAGTAATGCTGGAAGCGATCATGTTCGGACATGAGGAAATCCGCGGCATCGTTGCCAAAATCGAAGAGCTTCAGCAGATCGCGGGCAAACCGAAGATGGAAGTGCAGCTGCATGCGGTTGACGCCGGCGTGAACGAAGCGGTCCGCGCTTTTGCTTCCGCACGTCTTGTAGAAGCGATTCAAATTCCGGAAAAGCATGCGCGTCAAGATGCGATCGATGCGGTTAATGCCGACACGGTTGCCCATTTTGAAGAAGTATATGCCGAGACGCCGGAGCTTCTTTCCGATGTGAAGGAAGTGCTGTACGACATCGTCAAAGAAGAAGTTCGCCGCTTGATTACGCATGATAAAGTGCGTCCCGACGGACGGGCTCTTGACGAGATCCGGCCGATCGAATGCGACGTCGCTCTGCTTCCGCGCACGCACGGGTCCGGCCTGTTCACACGTGGACAAACGCAAGCTCTCAGCGTATGTACGCTCGGCGCGCTTGGCGACGTGCAAATATTGGACGGCATCAGCCCGGAAGAATCGAAGCGTTTCATGCACCATTATAACTTCCCGCCGTTCAGCGTCGGCGAAGCCCGTCCGCTCCGTCCTCCAGGACGCCGCGAAATCGGCCATGGAGCACTCGGCGAACGCGCATTGTCCAAAGTCATTCCGCCGGAATCGGAATTCCCGTACACGATTCGTCTCGTTTCCGAGGTGCTGGAATCGAACGGTTCGACATCCCAGGCCAGCATCTGCGCAAGCACGCTTGCAATGATGGATGC carries:
- the rpsO gene encoding 30S ribosomal protein S15, with amino-acid sequence MALTQERKQELIETHKTHSNDTGSPEVQVAILTENIVNLTQHLREHKKDHHSRRGLLKMVGQRRKLLAYLKNKDVRRYSALIEKLGLRR
- the pnp gene encoding polyribonucleotide nucleotidyltransferase, translated to MDQKVEMMLGGRPLVLETGRLAKQANAAVTVRYGDTVVLCTVTASSGPKDLDFFPLTVNYEERLYAVGKIPGGFIKREGRPSEKAILASRLTDRPIRPLFPEGFRNDVQIADLVMSVDQDCSPQIAAMIGTSAALTISDVPFNGPVGGVVVGRIDGQFVVNPTVEQEEKSDIFVVVAGTKDAIMMVEAEANEVSEEVMLEAIMFGHEEIRGIVAKIEELQQIAGKPKMEVQLHAVDAGVNEAVRAFASARLVEAIQIPEKHARQDAIDAVNADTVAHFEEVYAETPELLSDVKEVLYDIVKEEVRRLITHDKVRPDGRALDEIRPIECDVALLPRTHGSGLFTRGQTQALSVCTLGALGDVQILDGISPEESKRFMHHYNFPPFSVGEARPLRPPGRREIGHGALGERALSKVIPPESEFPYTIRLVSEVLESNGSTSQASICASTLAMMDAGVPIKAPVAGVAMGLIKDGDHFSILTDIQGMEDHLGDMDFKVAGTEAGVTAIQMDIKIDGIDRAILSQALEQARVGRMFILSKMNEVMSQPRKSLSKYAPKIVTLSINPDKIRDVIGAGGKIINKIIEETGVKIDIEQDGMVYIASSNEEMNQRAKQIIEGIVKEVVVGEIYTGTVKRIEKFGAFVEILPNKDGLVHISQLANERVGKVEDVVSIGDVITVKVTEIDQQGRINLSRKAVLAPPAPAQ
- a CDS encoding bifunctional riboflavin kinase/FAD synthetase, with protein sequence MHVEHIQYPVTGEGKNRVFSPCSLAIGFFDGVHHGHRNVIGRAVESARTGGLKAAVMTFDPHPREVLKQDSPDASCLAPLGERLKRFAELGVDLVYVMRFDTAFAQVSPESFVKEVLLPLQVKHAVVGFDFTFGHRGEGTSQLLKELSASWMNVDIMPPLNRGGLKVSSSYIRESLQEGNVELAAELLGRPYEIIGKVVHGDARGRTIGFPTANIEPLHAYAALRIGVYAVTVSLLRADKDGEEAVVEAEYKGMLNHGIKPTFNSGEIRPVLEAHLFSFNGDIYDRNVIVRFHHFLRPERKFDGINQLIEQLGRDKEQAIRILEKIDL